A single region of the Serinus canaria isolate serCan28SL12 chromosome 1, serCan2020, whole genome shotgun sequence genome encodes:
- the RAB39A gene encoding ras-related protein Rab-39A — MPGVGAIGARCRHRPRRSPRKSPKAEPGQAGAAMDAAIWIYQFRLIVLGDSTVGKSCLLHRFTEGRFPGPLHSDPTVGVDFFSRLVEIEPGKRIKLQLWDTAGQERFRSITRSYYRNSVGGLLVFDITNRRSFEHVKDWLEEAKMHVQPFQIVFLLVGHKCDLVSQREVTREEAEKLSSDCGMKYIETSAKDATNVEESFTILTRDIYELVKNGEISIQDGWEGVKSGFVPNVVHSSEEAVKPRRQCIC, encoded by the exons aTGCCGGGCGTGGGGGCGATCGGGGCGCGGTGCAGGCACCGGCCGcgcaggagccccaggaaaagCCCCAAGGCAGAGCCGGGCCAGGCCGGGGCCGCCATGGACGCGGCGATCTGGATCTACCAGTTCCGGCTGATCGTGCTGGGCGACTCCACCGTGGGCAAGTCTTGCCTCTTGCACCGCTTCACCGAGGGCCGTTTCCCGGGGCCGCTGCACTCCGACCCTACCGTGGGGGTGGACTTCTTCTCCCGGCTGGTAGAGATCGAGCCCGGCAAGAGGATCAAGCTACAGCTCTGGGACACGGCGGGGCAGGAGCGGTTCAG ATCAATAACACGCTCTTATTATCGCAATTCTGTGGGTGGCCTACTAGTATTTGACATCACCAATCGACGATCTTTTGAGCATGTGAAGGACTGGCTGGAAGAAGCAAAAATGCACGTGCAGCCCTTTCAGATTGTGTTCCTTTTAGTAGGACACAAATGTGACTTAGTGTCACAGCGCGAGGTAACAagagaagaagctgaaaaacTGTCATCTGACTGTGGTATGAAATATATAGAAACTTCAGCAAAAGATGCCACAAACGTTGAAGAGTCCTTTACAATTCTTACACGAGATATCTATGAACTtgtgaaaaatggagaaatctCAATACAAGATGGATGGGAAGGTGTCAAGAGTGGCTTTGTTCCAAATGTTGTACATTCATCAGAAGAAGCTGTAAAGCCCAGGAGACAGTGCATCTGCTGA